One window from the genome of Hyphomonas neptunium ATCC 15444 encodes:
- the cobT gene encoding nicotinate-nucleotide--dimethylbenzimidazole phosphoribosyltransferase: MLQTDFQSLIQKAIDSKTKPVGSLGRIEALAAQLARIQNTLMPVAASCGLTLFAGDHGMALAGVSAYPQAVTRQMVMNFLGGGAAANVFARTLGVDVEVVDCGVAGEPINAPSLLSRRLGAGTANAIERPAMTAVELDKALANGRAIGGDSDHDTACFGEMGIGNTSSASLVAAKILGYPVADLVGRGTGLADDGLKRKQALLEAAAGRTPDSLPADHALMEYGGFEIATMTGAMTAAAGAGRVVLVDGFIATVAALCARELSPGCAANFVYAHRSAEAGHARVLEALAAKPLLDLDMRLGEGTGALLAWPLVQAAAAMLRDMASFESAGVSGPA; the protein is encoded by the coding sequence ATGCTTCAAACCGATTTTCAGTCATTGATCCAGAAAGCTATCGATTCCAAGACAAAGCCCGTTGGCTCGCTCGGGCGGATTGAGGCGTTGGCAGCCCAGCTTGCCCGGATCCAAAACACCTTGATGCCCGTTGCCGCGAGTTGCGGTCTGACCCTCTTCGCCGGCGATCATGGCATGGCGCTCGCAGGTGTGTCGGCCTATCCGCAAGCTGTGACACGGCAGATGGTAATGAACTTCCTGGGCGGAGGCGCCGCTGCCAATGTCTTTGCACGCACGCTGGGTGTCGACGTTGAAGTGGTTGATTGCGGGGTGGCAGGGGAGCCGATCAACGCGCCGTCTCTGCTGTCGCGGCGGTTAGGAGCGGGGACGGCTAATGCGATTGAGCGCCCTGCCATGACCGCTGTAGAGCTGGATAAGGCGCTGGCTAATGGTCGCGCGATCGGGGGCGATAGCGACCATGATACCGCATGTTTCGGCGAAATGGGCATCGGGAACACGTCGTCGGCGAGCCTCGTTGCGGCGAAGATTCTTGGCTATCCCGTGGCAGATCTTGTTGGGCGCGGCACAGGCCTTGCCGACGATGGCCTGAAGCGGAAGCAGGCTCTGCTGGAGGCAGCGGCAGGGCGAACGCCGGACAGCCTGCCTGCAGATCACGCGCTGATGGAGTATGGGGGCTTCGAGATCGCAACTATGACCGGTGCAATGACCGCGGCGGCTGGCGCGGGCAGGGTCGTGCTGGTTGATGGCTTCATCGCAACTGTTGCAGCCCTTTGCGCGCGCGAGCTCTCGCCGGGGTGTGCCGCGAATTTTGTGTACGCCCACCGCTCCGCAGAAGCCGGCCATGCCCGCGTTCTGGAGGCGCTGGCGGCCAAGCCCCTCCTCGATCTCGACATGCGGCTGGGGGAGGGCACGGGCGCGCTTCTGGCCTGGCCTCTGGTGCAGGCCGCCGCTGCGATGCTGCGCGACATGGCAAGTTTTGAAAGCGCTGGTGTGAGCGGTCCGGCATGA
- a CDS encoding adenosylcobinamide-GDP ribazoletransferase produces MKDEFAKLCLAIQFLTRIRLPFEPGYTPARMAMTPAYYPLVGAMIGGMCAGVFWLAALGLPGPVSVVLALGAGLLLTGAFHEDGLADTFDGIGGGLTREQALTIMKDSRIGTYGTAALAGILLLKAAVLSFLPGSLIVMAFVAGHALSRLSAVMVIVTSRYVRDEGTGKPVAQGLSGGGLAIACLTGALILGLWPLVQPFPAVFYGLGGVIAGHALMRLFFERKLGGYTGDTLGAVQQVSEAGFYLGLLLWL; encoded by the coding sequence ATGAAGGACGAGTTTGCCAAACTCTGCCTGGCCATTCAGTTCCTGACGCGCATTCGTCTGCCGTTCGAGCCCGGCTATACGCCGGCACGGATGGCAATGACCCCCGCTTACTATCCACTCGTCGGAGCAATGATAGGCGGGATGTGTGCCGGGGTCTTCTGGCTTGCGGCGCTTGGTTTGCCGGGGCCTGTCAGCGTTGTCCTGGCCCTCGGCGCAGGCTTGCTCCTGACCGGGGCCTTCCATGAGGATGGCCTGGCAGACACATTTGATGGAATTGGCGGCGGGCTGACGCGCGAGCAGGCGCTGACCATTATGAAGGACAGCCGGATCGGCACCTATGGCACAGCGGCGCTGGCCGGCATCCTGCTTCTCAAAGCCGCTGTTCTGTCCTTCCTGCCGGGCTCGCTGATTGTAATGGCGTTCGTGGCCGGACATGCGCTCTCCCGGCTCTCGGCCGTAATGGTCATCGTGACGAGCCGCTATGTCCGCGACGAGGGGACAGGGAAGCCTGTCGCTCAGGGCCTTTCAGGCGGGGGACTGGCAATCGCCTGTCTTACGGGCGCGCTCATCCTCGGGCTTTGGCCGCTCGTGCAACCATTCCCCGCAGTGTTCTACGGGCTGGGCGGAGTGATTGCCGGCCATGCACTTATGCGGCTGTTCTTTGAACGCAAGCTTGGCGGCTATACCGGCGACACCCTGGGCGCTGTCCAGCAGGTCAGCGAGGCGGGCTTTTATCTGGGCCTGCTCCTGTGGCTCTGA
- the cobC gene encoding alpha-ribazole phosphatase — translation MALILLRHTRPDVLTGTCYGARDVGLAATFAGEAEALLPGLPSFSRVVTSPLSRCRRLAEYIGARASCPLTEDDRLREMNFGSWEGRSWNEIPFTEIDIWVNDFLHARPHGGESVAMLRARTFEALDAYRKLGGDTLIVTHAGVIKAALATDETADSHAMTLDFGNFVTLID, via the coding sequence GTGGCTCTGATCCTGCTGCGTCATACCCGTCCCGATGTGCTCACCGGTACCTGCTATGGAGCGCGGGACGTTGGATTGGCGGCGACCTTTGCCGGGGAAGCCGAAGCACTGCTGCCCGGATTACCCTCATTCAGCCGCGTCGTGACCAGCCCGCTTTCACGCTGCCGGCGGCTGGCTGAGTATATCGGCGCGCGGGCGAGCTGTCCCCTCACCGAAGACGATCGCCTCAGGGAAATGAATTTTGGGTCCTGGGAGGGACGTTCATGGAATGAAATTCCGTTTACGGAGATAGATATCTGGGTGAACGACTTTCTGCATGCGCGTCCGCATGGCGGCGAAAGTGTCGCCATGCTGCGCGCCCGAACCTTCGAAGCGCTCGATGCATATCGGAAGTTGGGGGGCGACACCTTGATTGTTACCCATGCCGGCGTCATCAAGGCCGCTCTCGCAACGGACGAAACCGCCGACAGCCATGCAATGACGCTGGATTTTGGAAACTTTGTTACTTTGATTGACTGA
- the cobO gene encoding cob(I)yrinic acid a,c-diamide adenosyltransferase, whose protein sequence is MSEHDTHTEKMKALQAEQKKKTSEARDPGRGLVLVHTGDGKGKSSSAFGVIIRALGWKQKVGVVQFIKGKWITGEKQFFMALKDQVDWYTMGDGFTWDTQDRDRDIAAAEAAFAKAREMMERGDYDLIVLDEINIALRYDYLDVGAVIEGLKARSDRTSVILTGRNAKPELCEYADLVSEMTEVKHPFKAGIKAQRGIDF, encoded by the coding sequence ATGAGCGAACACGACACACACACCGAAAAGATGAAGGCGCTGCAGGCTGAGCAAAAGAAGAAGACCTCTGAAGCGCGTGATCCGGGTCGCGGTCTCGTGCTGGTTCACACCGGAGATGGGAAGGGCAAGTCGAGTTCTGCATTCGGTGTCATCATCCGGGCGCTCGGCTGGAAGCAGAAAGTCGGGGTCGTCCAGTTCATCAAGGGCAAATGGATCACAGGCGAAAAGCAGTTCTTTATGGCGCTTAAGGATCAGGTGGACTGGTACACAATGGGTGATGGCTTCACCTGGGATACGCAGGACCGGGACCGCGACATTGCAGCGGCCGAAGCGGCATTTGCCAAAGCTCGCGAGATGATGGAGCGCGGCGACTATGATCTGATTGTGCTGGATGAAATCAATATCGCGCTTCGCTATGATTATCTTGACGTGGGAGCCGTGATTGAGGGACTGAAGGCCCGGTCAGACCGGACAAGCGTCATCCTGACGGGGCGCAATGCCAAACCGGAACTCTGTGAATATGCAGACCTCGTCAGCGAAATGACCGAAGTGAAGCACCCCTTCAAGGCCGGTATAAAGGCTCAGCGCGGAATTGATTTCTAG